The Persephonella atlantica genome includes a window with the following:
- the deoC gene encoding deoxyribose-phosphate aldolase, with amino-acid sequence MDLFLNINRYIDHSNLKPYATYEDIEILCKEAVQYNFYAVCVNPFYVKYAKTLLKGTGIKVCSVVGFPFGANTPKTKLVEASTAINDGADELDIVWNIGAFKSGNYDFVENELKTIISYTQGVVHKIIVETAYLTEEEKKTALEIVIDSGAQYIKTSTGFAPEGAKIEDVKMWKEISDGKIKIKAAGGIKTFEQAAEMIKAGADRIGTSHGVEIVKGR; translated from the coding sequence ATGGATTTATTTTTGAACATCAATAGATATATAGACCATTCAAACCTGAAACCTTACGCCACTTACGAAGATATAGAAATTTTATGCAAAGAAGCTGTTCAGTATAACTTTTATGCAGTGTGTGTGAATCCATTCTATGTGAAATATGCAAAAACACTTCTTAAAGGAACAGGTATAAAGGTCTGCAGTGTTGTAGGTTTTCCTTTCGGGGCAAATACTCCAAAGACAAAACTTGTGGAAGCATCAACAGCAATTAATGATGGAGCAGATGAACTGGACATTGTGTGGAACATCGGAGCCTTCAAGTCAGGAAATTACGACTTTGTGGAAAATGAGCTAAAGACAATAATCTCTTATACTCAGGGGGTTGTCCACAAAATCATAGTGGAAACGGCATACCTGACAGAAGAAGAAAAGAAAACAGCCCTTGAGATTGTTATAGACTCTGGTGCACAGTATATAAAAACATCTACAGGATTTGCACCGGAAGGGGCAAAAATTGAAGATGTAAAAATGTGGAAAGAAATTTCAGATGGAAAGATAAAAATAAAGGCTGCAGGTGGTATAAAAACTTTTGAACAGGCTGCCGAAATGATAAAGGCAGGAGCAGACAGAATTGGAACCAGCCACGGAGTAGAGATCGTTAAGGGGCGCTGA
- a CDS encoding 50S ribosomal protein L11 methyltransferase — MKKLIFSIPASLFDIFVIEFNGYGIEILSRDKSEVNFAIYVQDEEYEGIKEAINEIFEELGGGNLILEEEVKEENWEEKWKENFKPISAPPFIIIPEWEVYEGKDYIPIKLKIGMAFGTGLHPTTQIALSLIPECVKEGKKVLDVGTGSGILAIASAKLGADVYAIDVQEEAVKECSENAWENEVSIKCEKKSVQQVEDKFDTVIANLQMDIFREHFDKIVQLFKDCLIITGIYGEKERDEIINMAHKHRLRIKKEISKKDINKEGENWYGFIFEHQ, encoded by the coding sequence ATGAAAAAACTGATATTTTCTATTCCAGCATCTCTTTTTGATATCTTTGTGATTGAGTTTAACGGATACGGCATAGAAATTTTAAGCAGAGACAAAAGTGAGGTTAACTTTGCCATCTATGTTCAAGATGAAGAGTATGAAGGGATAAAAGAGGCTATCAACGAGATATTTGAAGAATTAGGAGGGGGAAACTTAATATTAGAAGAAGAGGTAAAAGAAGAAAACTGGGAAGAAAAGTGGAAAGAAAACTTTAAACCTATCTCAGCACCTCCTTTCATAATAATTCCAGAATGGGAAGTTTACGAAGGTAAAGATTACATCCCTATAAAACTTAAAATCGGTATGGCATTTGGAACAGGGCTTCACCCAACAACACAGATTGCCCTTTCTTTGATACCAGAATGTGTGAAGGAAGGTAAAAAAGTTCTTGATGTTGGAACAGGCTCAGGTATTCTTGCAATTGCATCTGCAAAACTTGGAGCAGATGTGTATGCTATTGATGTTCAGGAAGAAGCGGTAAAAGAATGTAGTGAAAATGCATGGGAAAACGAAGTTTCAATAAAATGTGAAAAAAAGTCTGTGCAGCAGGTAGAGGACAAGTTTGATACAGTGATAGCAAACCTCCAGATGGATATATTCAGAGAACATTTTGATAAAATAGTGCAGCTGTTTAAAGACTGTTTAATAATAACGGGAATTTACGGGGAAAAGGAAAGAGACGAAATAATAAATATGGCACACAAACACAGGCTACGTATAAAAAAAGAGATTTCAAAAAAAGACATAAACAAGGAAGGGGAGAATTGGTATGGATTTATTTTTGAACATCAATAG